The following DNA comes from Winogradskyella sp. PG-2.
GAGTACGATGCAAGCAACAGAGCATTAGCTTGGTTAAAGAATAAAAACATGTTGTCACAAGAAGAATATAAAGGTTCTGAAGATGCATTAAAATGGGCAGCTAGAACGTATTTAGTTGCAGCTATTGGATCTTTAGCTATGTTATTATATTGGGGATTACAAGTCTTTGGTGGAAGTGACTAAAACTTAAAATGTATTAAGCATAAAGCTCTGAGTACTCAGGGCTTTTTTTATTGTAATTTTGTGCTGTTAATTTCTTAGTGCTGTGAATAGAGGAATCATCTTCATGCTTATTGCTACATTCGCCTTTTCGTGGATGAATTTAATGGCAAAATACTTACAAGATTTTCACCCAATCCAAGTTGTTTTTTTTAGAACTTTTGGAACCTTTATTTTCATTTTCCCGTATATGGTTTATAAAAAAGTTCCTATTGCTGGAAAGTATGTGTTTTGGTTGAGCATAAGAGGCATATTGAGTTTTATCTCGCTGGCTTTGTTTTTTAAAGTTGTTCAAGATATTCCGCTAGGCTCTGCTGTGGCTTTGCGTTATACGGCTCCAATCTTTAGTGTTATACTGGCTTTTTTCTTCTTAAAAGAAAAAGTAAAGTTTTGGCAATGGATTAGCCTAATTATAGCTTTGATTGGAGCTTTTATAATGAAAGGAGTTGATTTTAGGATAGATACAAGCAGTTTTACCCTAATTATGCTATCTTCTTTATTTGTAGGAGGTGTATTTGTTATAATCAGATTTTTAGGGCCAAAAGAGCATTATCTAACCATCATTAATTATTTTATGGTTTTTTCTATAATAGGAAGCCTTTTCTTTATCAGTAAATGGAGAATGCCTATTGGCGAAGAATGGTTATGGATAAGTTTAATTGGGACCTTGGGTTTAGTAGGACAAGTATTTTTAACAAAATCCTTTCAACTTGCAGAGACAAGTGCAGTTGCACCGCTTAAGTATATGGAGTTAGTGTATGCCTTGCTTTTTGGTTTTTTATTATTTGGTGAAACCTATGGTTTATGGCCAATAATTGGGATGCTATTAGTTGTCCTTGGAATGCTTCTTAACATTATAATTAAACGTAATAAATAAACACGTTATATCTTAATCTGTCGATTAATCTGTTGTTGTAATGAAATAAAAGTTTCAGTCCTAGAAACTCCTTTTATACTTTGAATTTCAGAATTTAGCACATGCATCAAATGCTCGTTGTCCTTGGATAAGATTTTAATAAATATACTCCACTCACCAGTAGTATAATGACATTCTATAACCTCTGGCACTTTCTGTAGCTGTTTTACAGCCTCAGGATTACTTACAGCCTTATCTAAATAAACACCTACAAAAGCCATAGTGTTATAGCCTAATACCTTTGGATTAACAATGAATTTTGAAC
Coding sequences within:
- a CDS encoding Lrp/AsnC ligand binding domain-containing protein, whose protein sequence is MKVNDKGIYIDGIDKKILRALMADARTPILEIARNVGISGAAIHQRLKKLEKSGLLAGSKFIVNPKVLGYNTMAFVGVYLDKAVSNPEAVKQLQKVPEVIECHYTTGEWSIFIKILSKDNEHLMHVLNSEIQSIKGVSRTETFISLQQQINRQIKI
- a CDS encoding DMT family transporter, which translates into the protein MNRGIIFMLIATFAFSWMNLMAKYLQDFHPIQVVFFRTFGTFIFIFPYMVYKKVPIAGKYVFWLSIRGILSFISLALFFKVVQDIPLGSAVALRYTAPIFSVILAFFFLKEKVKFWQWISLIIALIGAFIMKGVDFRIDTSSFTLIMLSSLFVGGVFVIIRFLGPKEHYLTIINYFMVFSIIGSLFFISKWRMPIGEEWLWISLIGTLGLVGQVFLTKSFQLAETSAVAPLKYMELVYALLFGFLLFGETYGLWPIIGMLLVVLGMLLNIIIKRNK